GCCATAATGCTGCACCTGATGCACTGTTTTCCTGGCCTGGCTGAAAATCTTTTCAATATCGTGGCCCGAGACGTTGCTTATTTTTACGACCGGATTCGCCGCCTGCAGACACAGGGCGTAGGCCGCCGCGTTGTTTGGGCCCTTGCCGAACTGGCTCGCATTATCGGCAAAGCCACTCCTGTGGGCATCGTGATCAGCCACGGACTGGCGCAGAGGACACTGTCGGAACTAGCGGGTACGACCATCTATACCGTCAGCCGCGAACTGACCAAGCTGCAGCAGGTGGGTATCTTGCAAAAAAAAAGGGGACGCATCGTCGTGCTGCATCCCGACAAGCTTATCGATTCTTAATCCGGTTTATTTTCAAAGCGGCCGTTGCGCAACCGCACGGGAAGACCGGGTGCAGGCGATGACACGATCGTCCGCACCAGATCGCCGGCCATGCTCCACCATCCGTGGAAGGTCCCGCCGCCATCGCCATCGACCTGCAAAGGACGCCAGCCGTCGCCGCGACGATATTCGCCGAGACGAATTGAAACCGATCGCGTATCCAGCCGAAGTCCTTCGCCCAATGCTTTCAGGGCACTTTCTTTGGCGCTCCAGAGCACGGGTACGAGCCATATCCTGTCGGCTTCGGGCGTTTCCGCAATCAGCCGTTGTTCTTCGACGGTGAAAAAATCGCGTACGAATTCATCACCGTGCGT
The sequence above is drawn from the Terriglobales bacterium genome and encodes:
- a CDS encoding 4'-phosphopantetheinyl transferase superfamily protein is translated as MRIAKRRADWRLGRWTAKQAVAAQLHLSADLCRLAEIEIRPQTSGAPQAFVNNRPAPLDISISHRQAMGLCAVSGAEGALGCDLDIVETHGDEFVRDFFTVEEQRLIAETPEADRIWLVPVLWSAKESALKALGEGLRLDTRSVSIRLGEYRRGDGWRPLQVDGDGGGTFHGWWSMAGDLVRTIVSSPAPGLPVRLRNGRFENKPD